One region of Bacillus zhangzhouensis genomic DNA includes:
- a CDS encoding FbpB family small basic protein, translated as MRRRKRRTFEELVLENKKELLSNEEFLNQLEEKLEERFRQK; from the coding sequence ATGAGAAGAAGAAAACGACGCACATTTGAAGAGCTTGTGCTTGAAAATAAAAAAGAATTATTAAGCAATGAGGAATTTTTAAACCAGCTTGAAGAAAAGTTGGAAGAGCGATTTAGACAGAAATAA
- a CDS encoding TlpA family protein disulfide reductase, producing the protein MWKKGMASAVLLVLIGLLAWNLFGPKKPAIGLEKGDQAPDFELKTLDGKTASLSDYRGKKVLVNFWATWCKPCRTEMPDLDTIRSENDQVEVLAVNLTTTEKSVEHVAAFTKELKLSFPVLLDQKGIQARYQVLSYPTTYILDEKGRIMSVKHQMLTKREIEKELDL; encoded by the coding sequence ATGTGGAAAAAAGGAATGGCAAGCGCTGTTTTACTTGTGTTGATTGGTTTACTTGCGTGGAATTTATTTGGGCCAAAAAAGCCCGCAATCGGTCTTGAAAAAGGGGATCAAGCCCCTGATTTTGAACTGAAAACCCTTGACGGAAAAACCGCCTCGTTATCTGATTACCGAGGGAAAAAGGTGCTCGTCAATTTCTGGGCGACATGGTGTAAGCCGTGCAGGACGGAAATGCCGGATCTAGACACGATTAGGAGCGAAAATGATCAAGTTGAAGTACTAGCGGTGAATTTGACGACCACTGAAAAGAGTGTGGAGCATGTGGCAGCATTCACAAAAGAATTAAAGCTGAGCTTTCCTGTTTTATTGGACCAAAAAGGTATTCAAGCAAGATATCAGGTGCTATCATACCCAACGACATACATATTAGATGAAAAAGGACGCATTATGTCTGTGAAGCATCAAATGCTAACAAAAAGAGAAATTGAAAAAGAGCTGGATCTATAA